DNA from Lagenorhynchus albirostris chromosome 3, mLagAlb1.1, whole genome shotgun sequence:
AGCATGCCCGGCCTCTGGCCCGGAAGTGGGAGGGGGCTGCCCCCAGCCAGGAGGCGGACTGGTGGGTGGGAGTCGGGAGGCCCTGGTAGAAGCAGGCCCTGGTAGAGCAGCTCAGCCACCCTACAGCTGTGCCCCCCCCAACTCTCACCAGGATGGCTCTCCTGAGGTGCAGGCAGGCAGGCTGTGCCCACCAGCCCTCCTGGGGGGGCTCCCTCTGCCAGGTGAAGCCCGTGGGCAGGCCTGGTGCAGACTCCGCGTCCTCACCGCGAGGCGGGCTTGGTGCCCAGCTGGGCCCGACGCCCAGCTCAGGTGCAATGGGCCTCCAGTAGGCAGGCCCACAAGGCCCAGGTCGCCTGACCCTCCCACCTGGGTACACTGGAGGAGACCAAGGCCCCCCCGCGGGCCTAGAGCAGCGGGCCAGTCAGGAGGCGGCATCTCTGCCAGGATCAGCTCTGCCCTGGCTGGGCTGAGGAGATTAGCAGCTGGGGCAGCAGGGCAGGTGCAGCCCTCTGAACCCCGAGGGAACTCCACCTCCCAcatcccccgccccccagcctggGGAGCTGACTACACCTGCACCTGAGCCCAGAGGGGCCTGGGACaagacaccccccaccccgcaagTAAGCAAAAGCAACAAGCAAGTCAGTTTGTATTGTGTGTTTTATTCCCACAAggcagcagggggtggggttgCCGAGCCGTGAGCCGGGCCGAGGAACCTTCCTCCGGCAAGGGTGCACGCCGGGTTCTCGGGTCTGCCCCACCAGGGGCTGGTTTTCAGGCAGACCATCATGGACGCCGGGTGGAAGGCTCCGAGGGGCACAGGCGGCAGGCTCGGGTCGGGGGAGCACACTTGTGGAGCTAGAGGTAGCACGGCAGGTCCTTCTCTATCACCTGCGGGGGAAAGGGGGTCAGGGGCAGCTCTTCCCAGGGCCCTCCCGGGCAGGCTCCCCAACAGACACCTACCAGGGGCTCTTCCATGGGACCGTACCGCTTCACCACACAGCCGTTCTTGTCAATGAGGAACTGCGGGGGAGGCCGTGTCAGGACCCAAGGCCACCATGGGGCTGGGGCGAGCCAGCAGTCCCCATGCACCGCCCCATTTAGGTCAGGGCCAGGGACCCTCGAAGCAGCCCAGCTGTGGCTGGGTCTGTCCCCgtcccccaggcccccagcatgCCTTACCTTGGTGAAGTTCCATTTGATGGCACTAGAAAAGAAGCGTGAGCTCGTGAAGAATCCCGTGGCAGCTGCAGACCCCCCATTGCCCCGGGGGAGCCATCCCGACCCCCCCGCTCCCCGCCTCGGCCCCCAACTCACTTTCCCAGCATGCCCCTCCCATTGGGCTGGACTTTCATCCACTTCCAcagtgggtgggcatcatccccATTCACACAGATCTTGCTGAACATGTCGAATTTGACGTTATGGCCAGCAGCGAACTCTTTGATCTCGGCGTTACTCCCTGGCTCCTGTGCAGACAGGGGTGCTGGGGTGAGTAGGGAGGAGCCTGTACCCCTTTGGCTCCCACGCCTGCACACAGGGACACAGGGACATCCAGGGCCAGCCATGACGCACCTGCTTCCCGAACTGGTTGCAAGGGAAGGCCAGGATCCGTAAACCACGCTCAGCGAATCGGGCGTGCAGGTCGACCAGCTGAGTGTAGTTTACCTCCGTCTTGCCTCATTGCGAGGCCACATTGGTGATGATGCACACGTAGCCCCTGGAGGCAGGACAAGGCGGTCAGGTCATGGCCGCGACCTTCCCCCTGCTCCCTCCACCAAGTGGGCAGGTACCCACCGGTACTTGTCCAGGTTAACCATGTGCCCGTCGATGTCCTTAGCTGAGAATTCGTGCATGGAGCGAGCACTGCGCCAGTCGTCGCGGGACGCGCACTGCAAGGCAAGGGCATAACGAGTGGCCGGCGGACCTCGGGGCCTGGAGCCCGCGGCCGCCCGGCCCGCTCGCCCAGCTCGCCGAGGGAGGAAAACCGGAGTCCTGGGGCAAGTAAAAGGGGAGGCTCCATCTCCTCAAAGGCGCACGCTCCCCTTCACAGTAGGGCACATTTGACCGTAGACACTGAGACCCAGGAAGTGTTCGGAACCCCGCCAGGTACCCCAGCGGGTGGGGACGCCGCCCGCGGGTGTGGGGGCCCCGCGCGCACCGGGTCTGGGGACTCGCTGCCGCAGCCTGTTTCCCCGGCCGCGGGCCCCACCTGTCCAGGGCTCTTGGAAGTCGGCGGAAGCCGGGGGCGCGCCCTCCTGCGACAGCACGCTCGAGCCCTCCGCCTCCGGGGGGCTCGGCGCCGCCGCCCGGCCAGCAACCGGCGCCGCTGCCTGCGACGACCCGGGGAGCCGGCGGCTGCGCGGCCCATGCCCGCCCGTCTCCGGCCGCACCTGTGCCCACCGAGCGCCGCGCCCAGGGGACAAAGGGCCGGTAGCCAAGGGCGCTGGGCCGCTCCTCTGTGACGCCACCGCGCGGGACCCCGGGGCGCgcagggcgggggaggggcagtgaCGCCCCGTGGCGCGTGATCCCGGATTTCCAACCCGTCGGACACCCCCGCTCTCCGGGCCGCAGGCGGGGCTCCAGTGGCCAACGAcgcctcccccagctgccccgaCGCTGCAGCTTCTGTGCGTCTGGGGCGCCCACCCGGGGGTCCCGACCGCCCAGCCCTGTCCCTGGCTCCCCCGgacgcggcccccgccccccaccgagACTCGGACCGTGATCCCGGCCCGCGCGCTACCCACGGCCCCGACGGCCGCGGACGGGGCGCCGAGCGCTGTCCGCGCGCCCGAGGCCGGCGCCCCGCGTCCAAGGTCGCCGCGGCCCTGCGCGCCGTAAGGCAGGCCGCGCGCCCGCCCAACGGCCAGTGGCGCCGCGCTCACCATGGTGCTGGCCAGGCCGGGCACGGCCAGGGCCCCGCAAAGAAGCGTCGGCTTCAGCAGACGACACAGGCGGTTGAAACTCATCGCGGCGGCAGCCGGGGCTCCCCGGGAGGCAGCGCTCCTCCCCTCGCCGAGCCGACCAATGGACGCGCGCCGGCGCGCCTTGCCTCCCTGCCCTAGGCCACGCCTTCTAGCGCCCTCATTGGTTGGATGCGTCGGCTCTGCAGACGCGTGCCGGCGCCAGCCAATACGGGGCCGGGGTGTGTTGGCGGGGGGGGCAGCGGGGGGGGGCggctgggcggggccggggcccGACGACGGTTTTCGTCACTGTGACTGCGCATGCTCATCGGCGGGCGGGTGGCAACGTAGACGCCAGCGGTGCGGTGAAGGCTTGCGAACAGTTATCTGCACTGAGGGATGCCCGACAACTTGAGATACTACTGGAAACCCGtggcggggggggaggggtgggtgggctgGCTCGAACTCTCAGAAAACTCGCTCCAGCTCATTGAAaactgttttttggggtt
Protein-coding regions in this window:
- the GPX4 gene encoding phospholipid hydroperoxide glutathione peroxidase, translated to MSFNRLCRLLKPTLLCGALAVPGLASTMCASRDDWRSARSMHEFSAKDIDGHMVNLDKYRGYVCIITNVASQUGKTEVNYTQLVDLHARFAERGLRILAFPCNQFGKQEPGSNAEIKEFAAGHNVKFDMFSKICVNGDDAHPLWKWMKVQPNGRGMLGNAIKWNFTKFLIDKNGCVVKRYGPMEEPLVIEKDLPCYL